One genomic region from Stackebrandtia nassauensis DSM 44728 encodes:
- a CDS encoding sensor histidine kinase, which produces MRIRKPRPTLRLRLTLVYGVMFFIAGLLLLGVTYMLFQEQVANNKYLITMGQKPTPESDGEESTAALDTEVKQEDIPDWALQGGRELRQAAATSLLTYGSVSLLVVGGAAAGFGWLVSGRMLAPLRQVTETAHRIAGAPGADGGLHERIALTGPDDEVKELADSFDSMVERLDRSFAGQRRFVANASHELRTPLTLNRALVELAMHRESASADVKRLGTDLLAINARHEKLIAGLLLLARSEHELAERASVDLADIVSQVVAQQSGHAETAGVTITEKAEAAPTTGDAMLLERLVHNLVENAVRYNLDDGTGRVLVESRTVADRVEVVVVNAGPDIASYDVPALFEPFRRLGGDRVVTAKGAGLGLSIARSVARAHRGEVTASPNPDGGLTVTVNLPRES; this is translated from the coding sequence ATGAGAATCCGTAAGCCACGTCCGACGCTGCGCCTGCGGCTGACCCTTGTGTACGGTGTCATGTTCTTCATCGCCGGGCTGCTGCTGCTCGGTGTCACCTACATGCTGTTCCAGGAGCAGGTCGCGAACAACAAGTACCTCATCACCATGGGGCAGAAGCCAACCCCGGAATCCGACGGCGAGGAGTCGACGGCGGCCCTTGACACCGAGGTCAAACAAGAGGACATCCCCGACTGGGCGCTGCAGGGGGGCAGGGAGCTGCGGCAGGCCGCCGCCACCTCGCTGTTGACCTACGGTTCGGTGTCGCTGCTGGTGGTGGGCGGCGCCGCGGCCGGGTTCGGCTGGCTGGTGTCGGGACGGATGCTGGCCCCGCTGCGCCAGGTCACCGAGACCGCGCACCGCATCGCCGGAGCCCCGGGCGCCGACGGCGGCCTGCACGAACGCATCGCGCTGACCGGACCGGACGACGAGGTCAAGGAACTGGCCGACAGTTTCGACTCCATGGTGGAGCGACTGGACCGCTCCTTCGCCGGGCAGCGCCGGTTCGTCGCCAACGCCTCCCACGAACTGCGCACCCCGCTGACCCTCAACCGGGCGCTGGTCGAGCTGGCCATGCACCGGGAATCGGCGTCGGCGGACGTGAAGCGACTGGGCACCGATCTGCTGGCCATCAACGCCCGTCACGAGAAGCTCATCGCCGGGCTGCTGCTGTTGGCCCGTTCCGAGCACGAGCTGGCCGAGCGCGCTTCCGTCGACCTGGCCGACATCGTGTCCCAGGTGGTGGCGCAGCAGTCGGGGCACGCCGAGACCGCCGGTGTCACCATCACCGAGAAGGCCGAGGCGGCACCGACCACAGGGGACGCGATGCTGCTGGAACGTCTGGTGCACAACCTGGTCGAGAACGCCGTCCGCTACAACCTCGACGACGGCACCGGCCGGGTGCTGGTGGAGAGCCGCACCGTCGCCGACCGGGTGGAGGTGGTGGTCGTCAACGCCGGGCCCGACATCGCGTCCTACGACGTGCCCGCCCTGTTCGAACCGTTCCGGCGGTTGGGGGGCGACCGGGTGGTGACCGCCAAGGGCGCCGGACTGGGACTGTCCATCGCCCGCTCGGTGGCGCGCGCCCACCGCGGCGAGGTCACGGCCAGTCCGAATCCCGACGGCGGTCTGACGGTGACGGTGAACCTGCCGCGAGAATCGTGA
- a CDS encoding response regulator transcription factor has translation MRVLVVEDEPMLAEAIAEWLRAEPHAVDIALDGAAALERVWVNDYDVLVLDRDIPRVHGDEVCRQVVDSESEVRILMLTAAAEIGDRVDGLSLGADDYLTKPFAFPELAARVHALGRRSRPAAPPVLRRAGITVDTARRQVFRDGRYIPLSKKEFAVLTELVRGDGEVVSAEQLLEKAWDEHVDPFTGVVRLTILKVRRKLGEPQIIETVPGVGYRIP, from the coding sequence ATGCGGGTACTGGTGGTCGAGGACGAGCCGATGCTCGCCGAGGCGATCGCGGAGTGGCTGCGGGCCGAGCCGCACGCGGTCGACATCGCGTTGGACGGCGCCGCCGCGCTGGAACGGGTCTGGGTCAACGACTACGACGTCCTGGTGCTGGATCGCGACATTCCCCGGGTGCACGGCGACGAGGTGTGCCGCCAGGTCGTCGACTCCGAGTCCGAGGTCCGGATCCTCATGCTGACCGCCGCCGCCGAGATCGGTGACCGGGTCGACGGCCTGTCGCTGGGGGCCGACGACTACCTGACCAAACCGTTCGCGTTCCCCGAACTGGCGGCCCGGGTGCACGCCCTGGGCCGCCGCTCCCGCCCGGCCGCGCCGCCGGTGCTGCGCCGGGCCGGGATAACCGTCGACACGGCCCGCCGCCAGGTGTTCCGGGACGGCCGCTACATCCCACTGTCCAAGAAGGAGTTCGCGGTGCTGACGGAGTTGGTGCGCGGTGACGGCGAGGTCGTCTCGGCCGAACAGCTGTTGGAGAAGGCATGGGACGAGCACGTCGACCCGTTCACGGGCGTGGTGCGGCTGACCATCCTCAAGGTACGGCGCAAGCTCGGTGAGCCTCAGATCATCGAGACGGTTCCGGGAGTGGGGTACCGGATCCCATGA